Proteins from a genomic interval of Nostoc sp. TCL240-02:
- a CDS encoding opioid growth factor receptor-related protein: MIVPFYLGEQRDSEGRMIAEIWTWNFEELECVHNYIQWLFPLHERSAFNPDAPILDQEIIEVFRSNPYLRQNLLRSFTVMLQFYGLQRHESNDGKVIINQSEEYQNRKSEWVCIFNHNYLRITRILKCLMTLGLESEAQAFYKCLQQIYHEDSNQIGSETFQYWTMAVKLNTTV; this comes from the coding sequence ATGATTGTCCCATTCTACTTAGGGGAGCAACGAGACTCAGAAGGTCGGATGATTGCAGAAATATGGACTTGGAATTTTGAAGAATTGGAGTGCGTCCATAATTATATTCAGTGGTTGTTTCCTTTGCATGAGCGAAGTGCATTTAATCCTGATGCTCCCATTCTTGACCAAGAAATAATTGAAGTATTTCGAAGCAACCCATATCTACGTCAAAATTTGCTGCGTTCCTTCACAGTTATGCTTCAGTTTTATGGGTTGCAACGCCACGAGAGTAATGACGGAAAAGTAATTATCAACCAGTCAGAAGAGTATCAGAACCGTAAAAGCGAATGGGTCTGTATATTTAACCATAATTATCTTCGGATTACTCGGATTTTAAAGTGCTTGATGACCCTGGGATTAGAGAGTGAAGCTCAAGCATTTTATAAATGCTTGCAGCAAATCTACCATGAGGATAGTAATCAGATTGGATCTGAAACATTTCAGTATTGGACAATGGCAGTGAAACTGAATACGACAGTGTAA
- the aroH gene encoding chorismate mutase has translation MEWQMRAIRGATTASENTVEAIREVVTELLDELEDRNQFQPTDMISVTFSVTRDLDVIFPAAIARARPGWDNVAMLDVQQMHVEGSLQRCIRFLIHAYLPTSASIHHIYLRNAASLRPDWSLPQPLQASQPAVKSKV, from the coding sequence GTGGAGTGGCAAATGCGGGCTATTCGTGGAGCAACAACTGCTTCAGAAAATACTGTTGAGGCAATCCGAGAAGTAGTGACAGAACTACTAGATGAACTAGAAGACCGAAATCAATTTCAGCCGACAGACATGATTAGTGTGACTTTCTCCGTGACACGCGATTTGGATGTGATTTTTCCAGCTGCGATCGCTAGAGCGCGTCCCGGTTGGGATAATGTGGCTATGTTGGATGTGCAGCAAATGCACGTTGAAGGCAGTTTACAGCGCTGCATTCGGTTCTTAATCCACGCTTATCTCCCAACCTCCGCCTCAATTCATCATATCTATTTACGCAACGCCGCCAGCTTGCGTCCCGACTGGAGTTTGCCTCAGCCTTTACAGGCATCACAGCCAGCAGTTAAGTCAAAAGTATAA
- the sppA gene encoding signal peptide peptidase SppA produces the protein MVWPFKPRFRKQIARIEITGAIAGATRKRVLEALKTVEEKKFPALLLRIDSPGGTVGDSQEIYSALKRLREKIKIVASFGNISASGGVYIGMGAEHIVSNPGTITGSIGVILRGNNLERLLEKIGVSFQVIKSGPYKDILAFDRQLTQPEESILQELIDTSYQQFVQTVADGRSLTVEAVKSFADGRIFTGQQALELGVVDRLGTEEDARRWTAELVGLDPEKTLCYTLEERKPLLSRLLPGSRQVSSGIRSGIDWLEFEVSTSGLPLWLYRP, from the coding sequence ATGGTTTGGCCGTTTAAGCCCAGGTTTAGAAAACAAATTGCGCGGATTGAAATTACTGGTGCGATCGCCGGTGCGACTCGCAAACGCGTCCTAGAAGCACTGAAAACTGTAGAAGAAAAAAAGTTTCCGGCATTATTGCTGCGTATCGATAGTCCTGGCGGTACAGTCGGAGATTCTCAAGAAATCTACAGCGCCCTGAAGCGTTTGCGCGAAAAAATTAAAATCGTTGCTAGCTTTGGCAATATTTCGGCTTCTGGAGGTGTCTACATCGGCATGGGAGCGGAACACATCGTATCCAACCCAGGTACAATTACGGGTAGTATTGGTGTGATTTTGCGTGGAAATAACTTGGAACGCTTGCTAGAAAAAATTGGTGTTTCCTTCCAGGTAATTAAGTCTGGCCCTTATAAAGACATTTTGGCTTTTGATCGGCAGCTGACTCAACCAGAAGAAAGCATCCTGCAAGAGTTGATTGACACAAGTTATCAGCAATTTGTTCAAACGGTAGCTGATGGCCGTTCTCTGACAGTAGAAGCTGTAAAAAGTTTCGCCGATGGTCGGATTTTTACTGGACAGCAAGCCCTAGAGTTAGGTGTTGTAGACCGCCTTGGTACAGAAGAAGATGCTCGTCGCTGGACAGCAGAATTGGTAGGACTCGATCCGGAAAAAACTCTCTGCTATACCCTAGAAGAACGTAAACCATTATTGAGCCGCCTTCTACCAGGGAGTCGTCAAGTTTCATCAGGAATTCGATCTGGAATTGATTGGCTCGAATTTGAAGTGTCTACTAGTGGTTTACCTTTGTGGTTATATCGACCATAA
- a CDS encoding MlaE family lipid ABC transporter permease subunit has translation MNQTTSKSSLGEWSQRLLAAIFLGGQVLVHLLRGKIHRRNTLEQMAAVGPDSLFIALLTAIFVGAVFTIQVAREFINFGAGNIIGGVLSIALTRELSPVLTAVVLAGRVGSAFAAEIGTMRVTEQIDAMLMLKTDPIDYLVIPRVIACCLMLPILTLLSLITGMFGGFIIATNVYNLSDTVFLDSARNFLGVWDIISAMLKACCFGILIAVIGCSWGLTTTGGAKGVGQSTTTAVVTALLIIFVSNFFLSWLMFQGLGSAFLKGL, from the coding sequence TTGAACCAGACTACATCCAAATCCAGTTTAGGAGAATGGAGCCAGCGATTGCTGGCAGCGATTTTTCTGGGTGGGCAAGTACTAGTTCACCTATTGAGGGGCAAAATCCATCGGCGCAACACCTTAGAACAAATGGCAGCAGTTGGGCCTGATTCTCTATTTATTGCCTTACTGACGGCTATTTTCGTCGGCGCGGTGTTTACCATTCAAGTGGCGCGGGAATTTATCAACTTTGGTGCAGGAAACATTATCGGCGGAGTGCTTTCTATAGCGTTGACACGAGAACTTTCTCCCGTATTGACGGCAGTGGTTTTGGCAGGGCGAGTCGGTTCTGCCTTTGCAGCCGAAATTGGTACCATGCGAGTCACAGAACAAATCGATGCCATGTTGATGTTAAAAACAGATCCAATCGATTATCTGGTTATTCCCCGCGTTATTGCTTGCTGTTTAATGCTACCAATTTTAACCCTTCTATCTTTGATAACAGGGATGTTCGGAGGATTCATAATTGCGACAAATGTCTACAACCTGTCTGATACTGTATTTCTAGACTCAGCCCGTAACTTTCTTGGGGTCTGGGATATTATTAGCGCCATGCTTAAGGCGTGTTGCTTTGGGATTTTAATCGCCGTAATTGGTTGCAGTTGGGGATTGACGACAACAGGAGGAGCTAAAGGAGTAGGACAGTCAACCACAACTGCTGTTGTGACTGCCTTGCTAATTATATTTGTTAGCAACTTCTTTCTTTCTTGGTTAATGTTTCAAGGACTTGGCAGTGCATTTTTGAAAGGCTTATAA
- a CDS encoding DUF3119 family protein, with protein sequence MTSSFAPNSTSTVELKPSYNIPIVLVITAIPLLLVQPWISSVFTLFGLFLMFQALTLRLQFTVTDLDIYRSEKLIRRFPYQEWQNWRIFWNAVPILFYFKEIKSIHFLPILFDPNTLKTCLEQRCPRI encoded by the coding sequence GTGACCAGTTCATTTGCTCCTAACTCCACATCAACCGTGGAACTCAAGCCTAGTTACAATATACCTATAGTGTTGGTGATTACCGCTATTCCACTACTATTGGTACAACCCTGGATAAGCTCTGTTTTCACACTGTTTGGCTTATTTCTAATGTTTCAGGCGTTAACGCTGCGTTTGCAATTTACCGTCACCGACTTAGATATTTACAGAAGTGAAAAATTGATTCGACGCTTTCCCTACCAGGAATGGCAAAACTGGCGGATCTTCTGGAATGCAGTCCCCATTTTGTTTTACTTTAAAGAAATTAAAAGTATCCACTTTTTGCCGATTTTATTTGACCCCAACACCTTGAAAACTTGCTTAGAACAACGTTGTCCGCGTATTTAG
- a CDS encoding DUF3086 domain-containing protein gives MNPEASQTPEPIDERLAEKEEQNNAVEHPVNPSVESVGETGGVSSSENYATFEPLISNAEVVDTTVELTENSNGEFVAQSEPENTALGSEIESENHSLYAEAEQRVAELQKAEAALKSEIVKLQASYKNLQAQVSETQTSLGRLVQESLVQLEQRKQTLQISVEQLERRQERIRNEMRTTFAGTSQDLAIRVQGFKDYLTGSLQDLAVAAEQLQLTPSVVEREKPAVKEAKPVESQPGIPQFAQQQFQDTTKQIRRLIDQYRNKPDYYGPAWQLRRTFEPIHAERVSNWFFTQGGRGGLRTMGSRLQNILIASAAISILHKLYGDRIRTLVLANTPERLGEWRRGLQDCLGIGRPDFGPDRGVVLFEASDALAQKADRLTKANQLPLIIIDDSEEQISLSLLQFPLWLAFAPDPKTVRNYDDDF, from the coding sequence ATGAACCCAGAGGCATCTCAAACCCCAGAACCAATTGATGAGCGGTTGGCAGAAAAAGAAGAGCAAAACAATGCAGTTGAACATCCAGTCAATCCATCTGTTGAGTCAGTGGGAGAAACAGGAGGCGTTAGCTCATCAGAAAACTACGCAACTTTTGAGCCACTCATCTCCAATGCAGAAGTGGTAGATACTACAGTAGAGCTAACAGAAAATTCAAATGGCGAGTTTGTAGCGCAGTCGGAACCGGAAAATACCGCACTGGGGTCAGAAATAGAATCAGAAAATCATTCATTATATGCAGAAGCAGAGCAGCGAGTAGCAGAGTTGCAAAAGGCTGAAGCAGCCCTCAAGTCAGAAATAGTTAAGCTGCAAGCTTCTTATAAAAACCTTCAGGCACAAGTCAGTGAAACTCAAACCTCACTGGGACGACTTGTGCAAGAGTCGTTGGTACAGTTAGAACAACGCAAACAAACCCTGCAAATTTCTGTAGAACAACTAGAACGCCGTCAAGAACGTATCCGCAACGAGATGCGAACCACTTTTGCTGGTACATCCCAAGATTTGGCAATTCGGGTGCAGGGTTTTAAAGACTATCTCACGGGTAGCTTACAGGATTTAGCCGTTGCGGCTGAACAGTTGCAACTAACACCAAGTGTGGTGGAACGAGAAAAGCCAGCTGTAAAAGAGGCTAAACCTGTTGAATCCCAACCTGGAATACCGCAATTTGCCCAACAGCAGTTTCAAGATACTACAAAGCAAATTCGCCGCCTAATTGACCAATACCGCAATAAACCAGATTATTACGGCCCAGCGTGGCAACTACGCCGTACCTTTGAACCAATCCATGCAGAGCGAGTCTCGAATTGGTTTTTTACCCAAGGGGGACGGGGTGGTTTGCGGACAATGGGTAGCCGCTTACAGAATATTCTGATTGCCTCAGCTGCAATTTCGATATTACACAAGCTGTATGGCGATCGCATTCGTACTTTAGTCTTAGCTAATACACCAGAGCGATTAGGTGAATGGCGGCGCGGCTTACAAGACTGTCTGGGCATCGGTCGCCCAGATTTTGGCCCAGATCGGGGTGTGGTATTATTTGAGGCATCTGATGCTCTCGCTCAAAAAGCAGACCGATTAACGAAAGCCAATCAATTGCCCTTAATTATCATTGACGATTCAGAAGAGCAAATCAGTTTATCACTGCTGCAATTTCCTCTGTGGTTAGCCTTTGCTCCTGACCCCAAAACCGTGAGAAACTATGATGATGACTTTTAA